A genomic segment from Ptychodera flava strain L36383 chromosome 8, AS_Pfla_20210202, whole genome shotgun sequence encodes:
- the LOC139139463 gene encoding vimentin-type intermediate filament-associated coiled-coil protein-like has protein sequence MNFKNFSPSRSSIREANDHLQALYKRVSDLEQTVKDQAESMIKKDEQMQTALKQVSLQKDKEITELRRTLESSEAHVQRLLASQREKDAQIANLQHKCQLLEDICQSKPMLENLLATIEKAENFKTSVSPNISPDRSLSNSPDEQTSDIVQSNIRHFSISDSDPDPSDGGKSS, from the coding sequence ATGAACTTCAAAAATTTCTCTCCGTCTCGATCGAGTATACGAGAAGCGAACGACCACTTGCAGGCTCTTTATAAACGAGTAAGTGATCTGGAACAAACAGTGAAGGACCAAGCGGAGTCTATGATAAAGAAAGATGAACAGATGCAGACTGCTCTCAAACAGGTTTCTTTGCAGAAAGACAAGGAAATTACCGAATTGAGAAGAACTTTGGAGTCATCGGAAGCACATGTTCAGAGACTGCTGGCTTCGCAAAGAGAGAAGGACGCACAGATAGCTAATTTGCAACACAAATGCCAACTTCTCGAGGATATATGCCAATCAAAACCAATGTTGGAAAACTTACTGGCAACCATTGAGAAAGCCGAAAATTTCAAGACAAGCGTGTCGCCGAACATTTCTCCAGATCGTTCGCTATCCAACTCGCCGGACGAACAAACAAGTGACATTGTTCAAAGTAACATAAGGCATTTTTCGATATCAGATTCAGATCCTGATCCCAGTGATGGCGGCAAATCTAGCTGA